A window of Candidatus Acidiferrales bacterium genomic DNA:
TGATTGTGAGGGCGCGTTTCATGCGGACGAGTATGGATTAATTTTGCAGTATAAAGTTGCCGGAGAATGGTGTAAAGTTGGATGGTAAGAAGAACATAAAATTCATAGTGGCAAGCGTCGTGCGCGGGTGTTCCCGGGCCTTGCAATTATATTGCCCATGTGATACCTTCGACAGGTTTGCTTCTGCTGGCGTAGCTCAGTTGGTAGAGCATCTGATTTGTAATCAGAGGGTCGGGGGTTCAAATCCCTCCGCCAGCTGAGTTTTGAGGGATCGGAATTTTGGTTTTGGAAATCGGCGGATTCCTCGTATTACAAACGAACGGGCTGGTGTCTCTGGACACGAGCCCTTTCTGCGTTGCGAAGTTCTCCGGTCGGGACCAACGGATCATGCGCCGTAGTTCTCGCGGGACGGGTGGGTGAGTGGCTAAAACCAGCAGACTGTAAATCTGCCGCTCCTTGCGGGCTACGGAGGTTCGAATCCTCCCCCGTCCACCATACATGCTCGCCGGAGCGCGGAAGTGCGGAAGACAGGGAAACAGCTCGATCTCGAAAAATTTGGCGGATGGAAATCCAAGGAATCGTTGGCGGGGCAGCGCAGCGCAAAGCCAGCGAACGGGTGGACGCCTGGGTAGCTCAGTTGGTAGAGCGCGTCCTTGGTAAGGACGAGGTCACCGGTTCAATCCCGGTCCCAGGCTCCAGGATTGCAGTCAGGTGGCGGGGGTAACTCAGGGGTAGAGTCTCTGCCTTCCAAGCAGATGGTCGCGGGTTCGAATCCCGTCCCCCGCTCCATCACGACCGGCGCACTAGGCAGCAAAGAATTCGACTGAGGGTAGGAAACGATGGCGAAGGAAAAATTTGAGCGGAGCAAACCGCACTTAAATATTGGGACGATCGGGCACATCGATCACGGGAAGACGACGCTGACGGCGGCGATCACCAAAGTGCTTTCGAAGCACAACCCCAAGGTGCAATTCCGGGCG
This region includes:
- a CDS encoding GTP-binding protein; translated protein: MAKEKFERSKPHLNIGTIGHIDHGKTTLTAAITKVLSKHNPKVQFRA